Within Diabrotica virgifera virgifera chromosome 7, PGI_DIABVI_V3a, the genomic segment TTTGCAAATAGCGACCTGTAAAACTCGTGATGAACGCTGGGAATCCATTCCAAACACGAAAGTACATGTTCAAGTTTACTAGGTTCAATACCAAGCCGTGTAGCATATTTTTTCTGAAGATCTTGAATAAAATGTTCTTGTAGGATCCCAGTTCGTTCTCTTTTTTGAATTGAGTATGAATTAAACTCACCATTGTATGTATCAGCGATTTCGATATGTTCAAAGTTTTCAGCAGAGAAGCGCATTCGCACAGCATTTCTAATACTACATGGATTAGCCGGTGTAGATTTGGGTTGTACAAAATAGTTTCTCATTTCAGACACTTTTAAAAAATCTTCTTGATTCATCTTGTAAACGATGAATGGATTTTTCCTTTGGCATGTTCTCAGTATGTTTTCCCACTCAGCTGGAGAATATACATATTGACAATGAGCTCGTACGTATTTTTCTACAACAGCAAAATCTCTGTCTGATGGTAACATTGTGTGTCCAACCTGTGGAAAAATATGtattatttctttaaaatttccCAGAGCTAGTAAACGAAGCCACACTCCAACCAAAGACCAGTTTTTATTTTGGCCGATGCAGTTATCAGAAATAGCTATTAACGTATGTCCTTTAATATTGTGGATTTGGAAATGTTTAAGCAGACAGCTTCCGATCTCGTCTGCGCCTCTAGCAGCGGTTGACTCGTCCCATAAATAAAAGTATCCCTGTGAGGGATACAATGAGTCTATACCGAGATTGTAagaaaaaagtttctttttataAAATGTAGGACCAGTAGACAATTTGGGGGTTGGAAGTGCTTGTTGAAGGTCAAATGTTATTGCATATGTTTCGTTGTTCTCTTGTGCTGTTTTTGTTGCGTTTTTGATAGCGTCTTGTCCAGCTTTAGCCTTCCTGTGATGCAGTTCTTGCTTCAATTGTAGCGCTTGGATTTGTTCCTCATTTCTTTGTATCGTAGCCTCTTTCATACTAACATAGATTGAATCACATATGTGGCACGTGTCAGATTTAGgtgatttaaatttaatattaaaatctTCGGTAAATACTCTTCGAAACTTATCAGCAGATACACATTCTTGATTTTGAGACAGACATTCAATTTTGTAAACCTCATAACACTTCTCTATTGTATAGTCCATTGTCATAAAATACGTGTTACAGTTGTCATTTCGGGAATAGTGACTCTCATATTTTAGGAGTCTTTCAATAAATTCTTTAAGAAATAGGATGTGCTCATTAGAAAACTTTTTTTGTGATTTGCATGACGTCCTCTTCCATCCATTTTCGGCGTTAGTAAACCTTGTTTGATGTTTTTAGCAATATTCTCGACTCTACCCCTATTATGTTGTAGTCCATGAATATTCAGAAATGCTTTCTTACAAATTTGATACCTCGTATTGCCTGTAGCTGATATTCGACAGTGTGACTCCTTCGGGAAGGCGAGTCCTTTGGTTTGGTACTGCGGGCCTTTATTTTAATCTGTATGCATCCAAATAAATACGCATTTTgggtattaaaattatttatctcCCAAAACTTCTGAAAaatactttttccacctacctctaccgaaagtatactttttcggacctgattgtagggagcaaagttgtacttttcctccctagggaggaaaatatttttcctccctagggaggaaaagtaaaagtgacgtcatggtatttcattcatgaaatataacttattgacgccctgtacaatatatattttctattacgtaagtatctatacattttaacgtttatttaaaaacactctgtattttgcagaatggtaaaaaacagtaaattgttattctgatttaacaatgtttacattaataatttgacttatatttgacagttgacagttatattgtacctacttgctagtttaagttctaataaattttgttggttagttacataaataaattaagtaaaaatgataaaatgacttgttatttgaggaaggtggaaaaaccatatgtataacatgggagtaaagtgccttttcctcccttgaatgattactgccctccgctacgcgtcgggcagtaaacttcattctcgggaggaaaagaagcactttcctcccttgttatacaaatagctattcctttCGTCTGCTGATACTACCTCAAAACATTTTCTTTTGCACAAACAATCTTCTCCCATCGATTTTTGTAGTATAACGTTTCCCTTTCCTCTTTTACACGTATATGATTGACCACTGTTCCGTTTGTTTTGTTGTCGCTGATCAATGTTACATCCGCGTTTCCTTTTTCTTCCTCGAACAGAGTTTTCCTTGTCAGGTTCACCAGATACTGCATTAGTATTGTTGTTGGGCAAAGGTGTAGGCCATATCTTACGATGTTTCTGcaaaagaaaatataaatttgtaCATACAgaacatttttaaacataagaAAATTTCGGGTCAATGCATTTTAAATGCCTAcattttttagaatcctgagaaaaataataagtatttttaaaaatttaaacacagaatggaAGATTACATTGTTACCGAAGGTcgaatgtcccttagaataaacaaaaagtttcttttgaataagatatttaaaattaaaaatcacactaaattttctcttcattttcagccccgtaacttattaaaataaacattatagaagttttcacgtactttcggccctcggtaataatgtagtctttcattcggcgtttaaatttttccaaaatacttattagttttctcaatattagaaaaaaataaatgcatttaaaagcaTTAGCCCGATCTTTACAATGTATCACTGCACATGTAAATTGATGAAAACAATGGTAACTACTCGTGAATTGGTTATATTCGTTAGTTTCGTCAttatacgtaaaaaatggtatCTACACAATTACCATTATTTTCATGCTAAATGAAGTTAGAAACAAATATTCAAAAACTTACCTTTTTCTTGCCAATCTCTTCGTTAAAACTGTAGTCTGGATCTTTATCGCTATCATCGCATTCAGAACTACCATTTGTGTCACATATTTCTTGCAAATTTCTGTTATTTTGTTCACACAACAACTTAGTGTTCGCCGCCATGATGACAGATACCATTATATTCGTCACGACGACTGTTAGTTACCAGGATGTTAGGGTGCTActgtagcgccatctatcaagaTATCGATAAATCTTCACAAGGAATCTATTTCTAGCCACATTTACCATTAATTCCATATAAAAAGTAGATTTCGCCAAAAATGTTAGATACCATTATCTTCACCCGAGCCCTTCAATTAATTAGTGCAGATATTAAGTTAGGTAATCTTTTCAGTCGCTATCTAATTTGTAAACAAAATTAGTATTTTAAATCTCTCCTATTAAGCTATTAATATAAAAATTGAGAATTGTCAGTGTCagagaaaaagtaataaaacgttgaaaaatttgtaaaaagaaCGAAATTTGACTGAATTTGACTGAGTTTCCATTAATTAGTTGCAGCTAACCTAATTTGATTGGTTTTTACTTCGAAACCTGGCAAATTAAGGAGTAGAACAAGATAAAGAAGTTAATCTAAAGTAGAAGTTATCTTGTTTGAAACAGACGGTTTAGAAAAAGGTGAAAAGATGCAATCAGAGAGTATCTGGAGAACATACAGACGCAGAAAAGAAAAGAGAGTTGTAACGATATTGATGATGAGTGATGAGGTAatgttaatataattttttaaccacatattttttaatattccttTGTTTcctttatttaataaattttattatacaatatatcgTGTTAAAAATGCATACAGTTTATTGTAACTACCTGTCAGCAACAAACAAAACAAACACGATTACATAAATACCAATAGTCTTGTTATCGAAATATAATAGAGTTGTCTTCCCACACACTGAAATCCCACAGAAAATTGTTTAGATTCCATAATTTCTACACCATGTTATTAATTATTCTGTTTATCTGTTTCCTAATAATTAAATATTCAAGCTTTAAATATTGAAAGAGGTGTTTTACGTTGATTTAAGTTCACTTGATCGTGAGTAGAGATAAAGGCAAACTTTTAggctgaaaaaataattaaaaatattataattgaAGCTCGGATTAAATACAATATGCCTTTTTGCCTATTTAGCATATTCTAGGGATGTTTTGTACATTTTGTGCATTTTTTAGGCAATAGAGTtatcagaaaaattattttaactccGCTAAtacccatatgcctcaaaagcaaaatctttgaccagtgtgtgttgcctgtactcacttatggagccgaaacattaacactcacaaacatagtagtgaacaagattcgcgtataTAACTCATAGATCTATAGAgtgccagatgttgggtgtctcttTGAGAGACCGAATCcaaaacgaagaaatacgtcgtagaacaaaaacaacaaacGCTGTCGAAAAAATGTGGTCACTTGCtaccatacagtcatgatgtgaacaagtcaaattcgaGCTAAATggtattgtcgaagcgaagatcggtggaatatgcgcattttatcaatgaaattcgatatttttaagatattccagaagccgctacagataaaatgttttaacgacctattaatcattcataaATACgcaacggatattagtacagttaaaataattaagacgataaccggacaacattgatttaatgagtaaaatttagtttttttttactttaatgacaaaaaagcaagcccattagcagaactcaattaaaaattattttgcacaccatatttgaaacattatttggttgaaaaatctcatttttgttggcaaaaaatatattaatttgtttggattaaattacagttgtgcttatcttaaaaaggatatgttactatcaacattcgcacagtgttgccaaactgaattttgttattttgggtgtaaattttttccacggatctccgagggtactatacctagagcatgaaacattggatattttaaacatccatttTAAATTCACATTTTatttctatgttcctatgacggattaattgtaAAGGGATTTCACCCAAATACACttctggccaaaaaaatcgggacaccttaaaaatgggtcatttttgatgtctcgaatctcctaaacctgttgtccaactttagtgatttttttaatacgttatagccttattctccaAGAATATCGATGAAGTAATAGTGTTCCTGAAAATGTAAACGTCATTGTATACCgcgtgtaacaataatactgtgttatttcctgaaagttcgtaacaccctgtggaatattttagcatttaaaaaatattgaaattaaaactcaaaaaaatcactaaaatcggacaacacgtttaggagattcgagacataaaaattacccatttttaaggtgtctcGATTTTTTTGGTCAGCAGTGTAtattttactttggtggttagcatgttagactcaagcaaacactgatgatgatcggtcaaccgattaaaaactagttctgttctgtgatgtagccctgtatagggattttaacaaatataccttttataaaggattttatagtATTTCGTTTTTTGAATGCCCCTGATACCTTTAGAACAAATAACACAGACGGTTTTATTGTTTAACATGgcgtgttttaactgaaacaaaactaaattaacaataaaaaaacagttaaaaactttaaaacagaaaggcacataacgttaACAACTATTCTGGTCAACACGTTGAGTTATTTGGAGACCAAGTGAGCGGTATTCACAGCGCCATATAAGAGaaacgagattgtttaatggaggctctgtaaTAGTATGGGGTTgaatttccttgagagtaagtaTGGATTTGGTATCTACGTGGAGGCaatttaaatagcgagaggtacattgtatagattttatttctttaaacaCTTTGTTTCTTTCGCACTATAcctaggaaataatttcatctcaGCAGAGATTTCATTCACTGCAAATATTTCTTTCTTTAAACACTTTGTTTCTTTCGCACTATAtctaggaaataatttcatcttagtggtatgataaggCATGGCCTtctcacgtatcgcatgtcgtcagttaaaactcatattaaagagtaaaaccgtctagtttctttgctATTAAAGATCTCAcagaaactaaaaaataaaatgttcacagaATATGAGACTATAACATATTATTTCGATGTATACTGACCCTTGTACCATTTCCTCCCTACagagtgtctcaaacttttgtttcagttaaaacacaggTTAACGCATaaaaccgtatattttctttgtttttaaagatatcagccacattcaaaaaacaaaatgatcacaaaacataagactacaatatgatTTCGATGTTTACTCACAATAATTGTACCttgttctccctacagggtgtctcagaCTTATGtaacataagaaaaatatttcttttcttccacccggtataggtacaaaaaaagaagtttgagtaaccATTTGCACAAGTGTATAAATACCAAAGAAACCTCTAAAATAATAATCAATTTAATTAATCAACATAGTTTCTGTCAAAGTGTCTGTCAAAGTGAAAATATTGTGCATTATACAACAATAATCAAATTATATACAACAATATACCTCCAAATAGTCCAAAGCTTAATTCAACAATGGTATAACTTTCCATATGAAATAACCATCGAAAAAAATTATGCACTACGCTGAGTAGAAAAACAACAATGTCAAACCTGTTAAACCGTAAAGTCCCGATGCAGTCACCGTGATCTTTTGTTTTTCTCTGTGGTCGCACttgactatttaaaaatttctttttttatgGATTGGTTAACTAGACGTTCAACATAACTATAATTCAATATACACGTTGAAAACATTAAATGTGAAAGCCTGGAATTATAAGTAAATGTTTTTTCTTAAATATGTGTCTTGCTAAGTATAATATTGGCGTGGAAGGATGAAAACCATTAGGTTTtcgcgaacgcacgcgatttttagagcacgagtgacagcggagcgagtgc encodes:
- the LOC114333083 gene encoding uncharacterized protein LOC114333083 isoform X1; this encodes MTMDYTIEKCYEVYKIECLSQNQECVSADKFRRVFTEDFNIKFKSPKSDTCHICDSIYVSMKEATIQRNEEQIQALQLKQELHHRKAKAGQDAIKNATKTAQENNETYAITFDLQQALPTPKLSTGPTFYKKKLFSYNLGIDSLYPSQGYFYLWDESTAARGADEIGSCLLKHFQIHNIKGHTLIAISDNCIGQNKNWSLVGVWLRLLALGNFKEIIHIFPQVGHTMLPSDRDFAVVEKYVRAHCQYVYSPAEWENILRTCQRKNPFIVYKMNQEDFLKVSEMRNYFVQPKSTPANPCSIRNAVRMRFSAENFEHIEIADTYNGEFNSYSIQKRERTGILQEHFIQDLQKKYATRLGIEPSKLEHVLSCLEWIPSVHHEFYRSLFAKSL
- the LOC114333083 gene encoding uncharacterized protein LOC114333083 isoform X2, giving the protein MVSVIMAANTKLLCEQNNRNLQEICDTNGSSECDDSDKDPDYSFNEEIGKKKKHRKIWPTPLPNNNTNAVSGEPDKENSVRGRKRKRGCNIDQRQQNKRNSGQSYTCKRGKGNVILQKSMGEDCLCKRKCFEVVSADERNSYLYNKGGKCFFSSRE